The nucleotide window ATTTGGctgatatatgtttttttgtcaataaaatcGCTGTGAAATCGCTGTTTTTTCACATCCACCTCAGGGAGTATATCTGTTTTAacgaaaaaaataaattatctgcTTCATTGTTAACTGGTTTCATGCTTTAATGCCATGCAAGAGAGTGAACTCACCGGGCACACAGTATACCTGGTGTGAGAGACAGCAAAAGAGGTGCATATTACATACACCTTAAGTAAATTGTAGCTGTATAGTAGCCTCCAAAGAAATTGTATACATCTAGCATACACAATGTTTTAAAACGAGCACTCATAAAACAGACCATCAAAACATGAGGGGGATATACACACAGTCTAAACACGCAATTTACAATCCTGCTTAGTTTGGTGTGATCACAATTCCTGCTTAGTGTAGCCTTGATGTCCTTGTATGTATTTTCAATGcttgaaaatatgtatttatgtatgaacATTTAGCAAGTAAAGATTAGTGGAACTTTATGGCTTTAGTGGCTCACAAGTGGTGTGTGCTTGGTAACCTACAGGAGACatccacagtttaaaaaaaatgtatctgtgcaGTCAGTCATTTAGGTTTGGCAGCAAATTATTTAGAGTAGCTTCTATAGTTACAAGGCTGTATGTTTGCTTAGGCTTCATCACGTGAGGCttctaaaaaaactttgatttacTCCTTCAATATGTAGGTTAAAAGAATAGTTATTTTCTCATAAATATTGACACATCACACAACTCACAAACAAGAAGAAAGGATTGTTGCCTAAGCTATATAGGCATATAGGGTCTTCTACCAGTAAAACTTTAGATATGTGAAGtgcaaaatgttatgtttatagGTTGCCAGCACCTAAGCGGTACCCTTGTAGAAAGACATGTTGTAAATATAGTAAACCCCTTTTGAGTCTGGCAATTTCTGTTGATGCGTTTTGGGCTTGTGTTGATAGCATCAGTTTGACATTTTGAGATGCCATTCAAAATTAATTAACAAGTGCATCTGACctcacataccctgtttcccctatgataaggcactgtcttatattttttgaaatgccaaaatatgccctaggtcttattttcagggagatgtcttatttttccatgaagaagactacagtacacatttattgttgaaaatcactcatgtgccattgattgtccccttctgatcactctgtgccattcattgtccccttctgttcactgactcacttttttttggcttctacggccgggtaacagactccattAAGGCaaggatcagcagcttgcttgtccttcctggtgcggagtCGAGGGCAcgtgtgcgggcctttgaagttactttcagtttcgctctgcactgcagccagcatcgaggagtcacacagaggcacacagtggcaggtatcggtcggtgtcttatttgcgggtggtcctttattttaattttttgagcaaaaatcgggggggtggcttatttgatggggatgccttatcatcctGGGAAACACGGTAGCTCACTGCTTTAGGCAGGTAATGTAATGAAAAACCATCTTAAAGAAAACAGAGGCCTGTCCACACAAGCCCTTTACTTTTTGTTAATcagttatgcatttttttttccaaagcactATTCCCATTATGCacactgtccaaatattttacaatgcctACTTTTTACTGTCTTTTCATAGTAAAATATATAGTGTATGAGTGAATGTGTTAAGAAAATAGGCAATAAGTAGCAATATTCTTACAGCAGTTGTCCTTttgtttccctatgttaaaaaacagatttttcaaaAAGAATGTGTGTTTACTCTTATGCTCAAGAAGGGACAGAGAAAAAACAAGCAGCTTCTGGTAGCAAAGGATCGAAAAAGAAAAGTGTGCAGTCAAATACTAGAAGACGATCAACCCGAAGCAGCAAATCTGATGTCAGCCAGCTTCAAAACTCGCCCAAATCCAGCAACTCCGATAATGATGCATCTGCTTGTAATAGCTCTTCCACAAATAATCTGTCCTCCGAACATTCAAACAAACCGCCtgcaaagcaaagaaaaagagctACTAAAAAAGCTCCTCAATCAAGAAAACGGCTCAGGTCAGCAAGGCAACCTCCACAAGAAACCGATGAAAATAAAGATGATTCTGAAAGTGAATCagaacaagatgaaaaaaaattgaagttacCAGATTTGTCAGACTCGACACATTTGGAAATGACTGTCTCCCCTGCAGGTAGTAGTGAAAAGGAATGCCAACTTGTAGAAGATCATTCCCCTTTGGACCAGTCCACTGAACACACACCTGCTTCATCACCTATGCAAACAGTGCAAACTATTGATAAAGACACTTCAGCTTCTCCAGAAATGCAGCATGAATATCAATTTGATAAAGAGAATTCATCAACTTCCCCAATGTTTACAAATGGTCAGACTAATGCAGAAGAAAATAGACCAGAGTCAATGTTTGGAAGTGAAAGAGACTCAGATGTGATAGAAACTACAGAGCACAGTGAAGTGGAATATTCTTTGCAAGCAGAGAATCCGCAGGTCTCTGAAGGAGAATGTCTGGATTCTCCACTCTCTGTGAAGTGCACAGATAATGACTCTCACAAGGAATCTGCATCTTCTGACTCTGAAAGTGAGTTGGTTCATGCAAAACACCATAATATCTCACCAGTATCTCAAGACATTTCTGATGATAGGGAGCAAGACAGCTCAGACACTGGTCAGTCAGGTGTGCAGTCTTCTGGAAGTTTGAATGAAAGCCAGTCAAGTAGCTCCTCTCAGTCAAAAGCTGAAAGTTTACCAGATTTGGAAGATCAGAACGAATCCTTTAAAGCTGAAGATCGAGAAAAGCAATCTGATTTGGATCATTCCTCTAGTTGCTGTAATTCTTTTGAAGACAATCCACCTGAAACGCCAGACCTTCCCAAAGAAATAAATGTGGAATCCCCTGTGCAGGATAGTTCCTTTATAAACGATGATGGATTACTTGATAAACAACTTAATGGAATGGAACATAACTTGCTGGGAGACACTAAAACAAGTGTACTTGGAGAATCTGAGCACAAGAGCAGTACTGACATTTCTGTGAATAGAGAACAGCTGCTTGAGCAGTTGCGTGAAGTACAAGACAGACTATGCAATGATGACTCACAAAATGTACCTTTAGTTGATAACAAAGCTGAAAGTGTCTCTGAGGTTTCAAGTGCTGTGACTGCTAGCAAAATATCTAATGATGATATTTCCAAGGAATCTGATTTTAACAATGAACATCAGGTAACTTATAGTGTAGACAATAATGAATCTGTTGCCATGGAATGTGACTCTGTCAGCAGTGATCGTGAATCTGAACAACCCACAAAATTGTCTGAAACAGTTGCTGAACTTGGTTCGTCTGTTGGAACAAAAAGAGAGGAACTGGAATCTTCAGAAAAACAGTCAGTGCCACTTATTGAAGACAAGCACAAAAAAGAATCTCGTCCACGAAAATCGAGGTTTCACTCTCCATCTACAACATGGTCTCCTACAAAAAGTGAAGTTAAAGAGAGGCAAAAATCACGTTCTCGATCGCGTTCTAAAAATAGAGACTCTCCTCATAAACGTAAATCTAGATCACATAGTAGGGAAAAAGAACGCAATCATAGTGAGCAGTGGAAAGGCAGAAGCCGGGACAGACGTCACAGGAGACAGTCTAAATCTAAAAGCCGGTCTCGTTCAAGGTCAGGATCACGTACTAGAAATCGAAACAGAAGTAATACAGCTGAGAGGAGTGAAAAGGACTCTCCTTCTTGGAGAGAGAGACGATCAAGTGACAACTGGAAAAGTCCTAGAGGAAGTGATAGATACAGAAGAAATGAACATGATAAACCAAATGAACATTTTAGAAGTGATAAATATGACTCAAGGGATTCATCTGAGCAATATCCAGATGACAAACATGATCAACCAGACTGGGTATTGGAAAAGATTAAATCTTTTGACAGCAGAGGAAGGGGGGAAGACTGGATGAGGGGAGATAACAAAGGGAGGGGCTGGGGAGACAACCGGGGCAGAGGAAGGGGAGAAAATAGGGGACGAGGAGATCACAGAGGAAGAGGTGATTTTAGAGGTAGGGGGGATAGTAGAGGAAGAAGTGGAAGCAGAGGAAGAGGTTCACCTAGAGGCGGCTCTCATTGGGAAGAAAACCAGTATAATTCAGGTGATTCCTggaacagaaatgtgaatgtggACTGGAATTCACCCAAAGGCCGTGGTGGCCGTGGCCGAGGAGGTTTTGGAGGTGGATTAAATTATGGAGACCAAAATGAAAATTCTTGGAACAATAGACAGCCCTACTCAGGAAATTCTAACACTTCAGGGCAAGAGTCTACTAGGGCGCAAGAACACAAAAATTACAAACCGAAATATGAGGAAACATTTGATTCACCTGCTGATCGATCTGGGTGGACTTCTGCATCAAGTTGGGCTGTTAGAAAGACTCTGCCTGCTGATGTGCAAAATTATTACTCAAAAAGAGGAAGAAACTCCACTGGTTCCCAGCAAGGATGGACTAGACCAGAAATATCTCAGGACCAAGGTTGGTATTTTAcatgtgtgttatttttgttttgtgtttttcttttctgtaactTCAGACACCTTCACTGCTTTCTACAACTCAGTGTGAATTCAAACGGAGTAGCTACTGTTGTGCTCTTTAGAAAAACCTAGAATGCTTCGTAAATAGTTGCATGCTTGTTTAAATGTAGTTGTTACATTGAAGATAAGAAGGTCATAGAATCAATGTGAGGGAGCAGCACAGTGAGCTGAACAGCTGAAACAAACTATTTTTGCTGCTGAGAATGTTGAGGGTGATCTGCACATCAGTGCCTGAAACTACATATCAGTCTGGTCTTgcttttttaaataggtttttccCATACCCCTGAAGTCTGTTGTCATTTACATGATTTAAATGGAAAGAAACCTATTATTTTTAGGTTCATAGGGCAGCAACAAAGAATATTTCTCTAACAATAATGGGACTTCTCAGTGTTTTTACACTCTTCTGTCCACCATTCTATCTGAATTTGCAAAAAGCATAATTAGGTTGCAACTTTGTTTAGGAGGGGTGGTGTATACATGTCCCTGCATGTGTGGGATCTCCAACCCTAATCTTTCACCTAGCACAAAACCTTTAAACTTTTGACGGGTACATGTCTCATGTGATCACTTGACGTCTTGCATttgtaagtttgttttcttttttgttgtgaGCGTGCAAGAAAAATTTAGAGCACAGATTTGATGTATGTCAAATGGTTCTAGCATTACACAGTAGTTTTTGTCCCGTCTTTAATAAGGAAATCACACTGCATTGCCCCCCTGTGGATTAAAAAGTCGTAGGTGGGGTCCTAATGAAATTAGGTTTAGTGGATGTCAGggcaaatatattttgtacaagtTTGCAATACGTGTATATTTCCCAGTGTTTTAGCCCTGTAAAAATGCTATATGATAGAAAATATCAATTGATATGCTAACATATCAATGGGACATGGAATCCATAATGAAAGTAAGTACAGTAGACCCCAGTTTATGTCCAAAAGACATGAAGGAAACCACAGGTAATTGTCACCTCTAGTACTGCATCTAAAAAAGTCCATAAAATTAATCCGACCTAATTATGTGAGTTACCAGTGACgttacattttaaattaggtTAGTCTTTCCTGGCTCAAGTTTGGTCATCAAAATCATCTTGCTTCAACTTTGTAAACTCCCCTTGACATTTCCTAGCACAAGTTTCCAGTGACACTAGGAGGATGTATTAGGTAGCattataaaatggtaaatttcAATGAGTATTTTAGTCTCGGAGCATCAGATGAATTACAGATTTGCCCCCTTCACAATATTGACTGAGCAATTTAATTCCCTTTTATGTTCATACAAGCAGGGCTAGGATTTATGCAAAGTCGGGCTAGAGGGGTTGGGCCACAGCCTTGTTTTTAGACCATTAAAGTATTGCTCATAATTTACGTTAAATAGTGTTGTGTGCATGTTTAACAAGGCAGGAGTTGCCCAAGACTCTGCAGTCCCAATGAAAACTACTACCGCATTACCTTAATCTAATGTCAGCCAATTATGTGCATTTATAAGCAGATGCACTacaatttgcaaataaatattaggTAAGGTAATACCTGCAGCCAGCCACAGCTTTTTTGAGTATTCCATCTTAATGTGAATTTAGAGGCACATATGAAATTAGATATGGTATTGAAATGCTTAAAGTACACTTTAGATGATTTGTGAAAAAGATACTGATACTAAGGTAAAGTTGCATCAACAATAGTTTCAATCAACTTAACCTTCCCTGTATGAGATGGGGCTGTTTTCTCTATGCATCTAGCAGGTTTTAATGCTAGCCAATAAAGGAGTGGGGTTCTCAGAGGATAAAATGCTTTATAGAGGAGTTGCATTGCAAATATATGCCCTAAGGAGCCAGTGCTGGAACTGTGGAATCAAAAAGACAGGAAATGGGACTTTCCCTAATAAACCTGCAACCCAAAAAAACAAGTAGTGGTTTAGGATCTCCAAAACATTAGCCAAGCAAGGTTCTCTGTGCTGGAGAAACGGGAATAATTCATcagtttatgatttttattttaatgccctCAAACCCAAATCTGTCTTTCATAGGTGAATGTAGCACTAAAACAATAGGTTCCATCAGCAAGGCAAAAAGTAAgaggaggaagggggggggaTAACCTTGTCAATTTCATGTGTCAATCGGGAAGGGAGAGAGCTGACAGTCCTCCATCTCCAATTTTTATAGATAAAACCTAGTGATCCAGAGCTGGAATATGGTACCAAATCTCATACCAGctgaaacctttttttaactAGACCTAATCTACAGAATCAAAAGCTTTTTCTGACATCACTAACCCTAGAACTAGAATTAAGGCTTGGGAACTGTAGGTGGGTATTAAGTCTACAGGTGTTCTTTGTGGTCTTCTGAGGAATAAACCCAGTTTGATTAAAGTCTACAAGAGAATCAATTACCAAGAACAATCGAATATTCAAAACATTGGTAAATATCCCTAGGTCCTTGTTTTAAAGGGAAATTGGCCTGTACATGAGCATAAAAAGGGGGTAATTTTCTGGTTTAGCAATCGGTGATAAATACTGGATATATAGAAGGGGAAGAAATATTCTTTGCATGGCCATGGAGAACCCAGTTGGTTTGGTGTGGGATTATTCCTCAACATATTACTGCATAGTACATAGTATCAGTCCACAGGAAAACCTCCAGGACCTGGTACCTCTGTAGTTATGGAACCAGTGGCCTTGCATACTTTATCTTCATTGTTATCCACATCCAGAGACTAGGTAATCTTCTTTTGGCCCACACAACTGATGCAGAACATCAGTTTGGAGGAATGTACTCGAATATTTGCCAAGATAGGGGAGTACAAATTTTATAATCTACCAAGATTTCTAGGATCTCACTTTTTCCATCAGGTTTACAAATAATGGATATATCGATAAGAGATACAGTGTCTGGAAAAAGCCAATTTCCCATTTTTAACTCTGAATTCAAAAAGTAGGACTGATTGTGTAGCAGGGGCACAGAAAACAGGTCAGTGAAATACAGTTTAGGATGGCTACAAATTTGCCACAGGGTTATATCGGACGTGTCTGTCAGCTGCTCAGTCTTTCTCCCCCCTCCGCTCCTTATGGAGCAGAactgcactgtatgtacagtgcatCCTtcaatcttttgtcgttggaaaggatcgttaaagatcctttccaacgacaattgttGCGCGTGTGTGCTTAGCCTTTGGTCCTGCCGTTGCATTTCCTACTCTGGGGGAATAATTGTAGGTGCTACCACATGCAGTTCAAGACTGAATTAGCCCTAATTCTaagagctttaaccacctgggcgttacactgatgtccagatttctgtaccaaaagcggtacactgtttctcatgaaattttttttaaattgtagacctgtaacttacagaaatatgtccgaacaagggtctagtagatatgaatttaaaaaaaagtttgaaacacacaatcatgtaaaaaaaaaaagtacttttaataaaataaataccgtatttttcggactataagacgcactttttcttccccaaaactgggggggaaagtgggtgcgtcttatacaccgaatacatgttaaatataattacaaaaaatcatactcatccgataccgcgatcccgcgatgctgcttgcttcttctcctcgctctcctcccggctgcagcgcgtgtcgtctcctcctctgagcgaggagaagccgacacgcataccccagcgatcccataagcaggctgatccagcctgcttaccggatcgcgagggcacgtgtgccggcttctcctcgctcagaggaggaggaggagacacgcgctgcagccgggaggagagccaggagaagccggcacctgtgccctcgcgatcccgtaagcaggctgatccagccagcgtcttatagtccgaaaaatacggtaaataaacacaaaaatcagcttaaatcccctagcgttctaattctgccAGTtcttttatgcaaaaagtgatcctcttttttttgcatagaaattttagtttaaattgtgggcctgtaattcttaggattaactcccgggtatgataattatatttattatattataatcataaattttaatataatacataattataaataataatttaaaaaataatagacaacaatgtaatctaaaaataaaattaaaaacgtacttttatttttatttcatgttgtgtggtgtttttgtactgtaaaaaccatttaaaagcagattacattgtactctgcttttaaatttccctccctgacacaccccaatacatcaccactcacatcacccggaagatgactcatcctccggggtgatgtgatgTGAGTGGaggatttccctgcctgctcgcacagacacacagacgctggagctgctgctgctcgcatctccagagagatgcacagcacaatgcaggatttctgcattgtgcttcacatctcactgcagatgccagcagcaatagcaaattttttattgctgctggaggagttgcggggaccgggtaagtattttctttcagttgtaatccaattgtcatacaatgtatgacaatcggattgcaatataatgtttgtttatatttttaaccacctgagaaaagttcgggtttaacactttttgcaagggtttttaccccgaaccaaggtcgggtttaacggccaggtggttattAGCCCTTTAAAATTCACCCATCATGTTGTCAATATTTTTGAGCAAATTGAGAAAACCTTTATTATAGTGGCACCTAGGTCAATCCACCATGCAAGCTTCAAGCGCTTTCCTTCCATAGACTTAAaactcataaaaataataaacctagAGGAAAATGATCTGATGGATCATCAGGGAGTTACCTGCCAATCCTTCAATGTTGTTAGGAGAGGCTGAAAGAAAGCTATTTTCTCATAAATAGTATGAACTTGGGAAGGTTAAAAGATAGATAAACTGAAACTGGTATATTGTTTCCCCTTTAATGTGAAAAATGATGGCTGCATACCCATCTCAGATGTCAATGCCATGAGATGAGGACATGTAGGAAACTCTTAAGGATGGCATCCACagtaatgtattgtgagttgtggatgtagtaattatactTGGCTTTCCCTGAGGatctgaaagttgttttaaggtTTCTTCCATGCTCTCAAAACACACTGCTCtcaaaaaacactgctctagcatATGCAAAGTATATTGCATATTTATTCAATAGTTTGTGCATCTAGTTACACCTTAAATGTGTTTCCTGGAGTAAAACATAGCAAGACACAATGATAAAATGGTCTAGGAGGATCTGATTGACAGACTAAAAATTGTctgcacaaaaaaactaaacaaggaaaaaacaaagtctcacaactttgtaaaataaataaaatataagttgcCTATACCCATAACTGTGCAGAAGAACATGCAGATAAAACCGTTAAGGCAATACGATACAATAGTGGCTGCACAGGAAAATGCAACTCTTGGAATAGAATTTGCAAACAGTTATTGTAAAGAATGAGCAATGTACAACACTCCAGTTTCAATGTGTGGGACAAAAACTGCACATTTGAAGGTGTCAggcaaaataaacatattatctTACGTTAGAATATCCAGCCAGTGATTTGCTGTGTGAGGGGTATCAAACAATTTTGTGGCATTCCCATAAACCACCCTGATCTTGGATGGATATAGGTGCCAATAATTGAAACATAACTTGCAAATGCTTCCTAACCTCTGTGTAACATCAGTTATTGCATTGGATTTCATATGACAAGTCAGGAAAATATCTAATATGGGAATTTTCTCTTTGCAGAATGTTTCTAATCTCTGTAGTTGAGGAACTAAACCAAAAGGGTCTGGGTTGTTGCCCTAGGGACATCCTTATCCACTGGAACACTGCATCCTTTCAACCACATATGCAGGGGATAGACAGAACACAAAATTAGATGTTTGGGGAAAAATACCTTTCTGATTTCTGAAAGATCAGCTGTATAAGTGGCCAGTGTCCCCAAGGACCAATATTCTTCACTCTGATTTATATCAGTCAACCCTACATAAAGTTTGGTTAAACCCTGCCCCTAATTGTGGCTGCCACCTTGTAGGAGCATGTGATCTCTAATTCCATGAGATTAttaggcaaaacaaaaactacaatGTGTATCTTTTGACTTTGAAGACATCTTATCAAGTATTTAGATCAAATGCCTGCTTTGTTGTTCTGAAGTGTGCAGATAGACTGAATGTAAACAGTAATAATTACACTGGAATGAATAGCTCCTAAAGTACAGCAAGAAAGCACAAGTTTGGTTTACAttgacatttataaagaaaaccaGGACTGGATGTAATATGGAAACTGCCATTGCCAACATGATTTTCAGCATTTGACTATAAAGTAATAAAGCTAATGCTTGGGGTTCTTTATCTTAAAGTATCAAAGCCAGGCAATCGCCTTTTCCTGAAACTAGTAGCCTTTTAAAGGATACTTTAGCAATAGTAGTCTCCATATCCCTGTTAGTCTTGGTTAAGTAACTAATAAGCTTGCTTGTTCAAGAAAAGCGGTAAATTATGCTCGGATACAAATAAGGGTATTGAACTGTGAAAATAGTCTGGCAGGTTTCCATAGCCATCTAAATACTTGCACTCTGTTTAATTGCCATGTTTCATTTcctgattttctttcttttattttcatcttcCTCAAACAGATCAAGCCCTCAAAGACCAACCGAGTCAACAAGCTGAAAGTGCTCAGATGCCAGTTAATATGGTTCAGACTCAAATGAATGTAGTGCAGCAACCAATAAGTGCACCTCCTCCACAGCCAGTGAATATTTACCCATATTCGGTGGGAGTCCACACCCCTTTAGTGAGCATGCAGCACAATCCATACAACATTCATCCTCAACTCCCCATCCATCTCCACCCAGCATTACCTTTAGTTCAGGTAGCTGCTCCATCTAGTGTGCCTCAGGGATTGCCCCCACCCCCGCCGCCACCACCACCATCTCAACAGGTTGGCTACGTTGCTCCACAGCAAGATGGAAAACCACtgcaggtacttttttttttcctcttattatttttaaagtaagaaGCATCTTATCCAAGGTTTGTCTGTATAGGGGAAACATGTTTTTTCTATATCCAAATAAATTAGGCTTACCAAGCTTTCTGTACTTCTACTGTTAGTCTCACTCCCATTATTCACTGCTCCTAAATTTTTAAAGCCTGACTAAACCCAAATttgaaaaaggcaaaatataatatttgccaGGTTGATAAgttaatataaatagtatgtgGATGTAATGTGGTGGATGTAATACCTGTTCCTCTAAGAATAAGATGttggactacatttcccagcatctctGAATTGCAATGGAAACACTTCTACATGAAGAGGCAGGACATAGATGGTAGGAAGTAGATGGTAAGCGATTGGAAAACCTCAATCAGAGACACAAAGGGTGAACATGGTGTAGACAGGTGCCAATCACAATTACACAAAATCacaattacattaaataatgaattatgataatgtatgaataaaataagTGGTACTCCAGCAACAATTTTGTACTTGGAGGCCCTGCGTAAAGTCTGTACTGTTGTGTGCACCCTTGACTTAAACGAACATTTTTGGTCAGGGACCGCACAAGTACTGGATGACAACTTTGTTCTTCAGTATGTgattaggttttttttccccctaagcATTTATGTGAGATATACACtgaagtacattttttaatagagtTTTGGGGCATTATTTAACTTGAGCAAAATGcatacagtatttttgttttgtctttttgtgaAGTTATGTTGCCCAGGACTGTATACTACATGGTACAGTATAACTGACATTTGCAATAttctctatatcagtgtttttcaacttttttgagccacggcacatttttttacattgaaaaaatcctgcggcacaccacaaatcaaaaatgttacaaaatgacactctgtagctaattcttttgtctctaagaatgaacaagaaaactgttacctactgacatggaagagtattacattactctgccagtcactacagcacagacactcgacaatggtaattggataatttcccacggtacacctaaagatccctcatggcacactagtgtgccgcggcacagtggttgaaaatcactgctcta belongs to Pyxicephalus adspersus chromosome 2, UCB_Pads_2.0, whole genome shotgun sequence and includes:
- the SCAF11 gene encoding protein SCAF11 isoform X3, producing MEIESNASLSVETLIHSPSFLDDYIFAIRPLSVRNKDFSKRMCVYSYAQEGTEKKQAASGSKGSKKKSVQSNTRRRSTRSSKSDVSQLQNSPKSSNSDNDASACNSSSTNNLSSEHSNKPPAKQRKRATKKAPQSRKRLRSARQPPQETDENKDDSESESEQDEKKLKLPDLSDSTHLEMTVSPAGSSEKECQLVEDHSPLDQSTEHTPASSPMQTVQTIDKDTSASPEMQHEYQFDKENSSTSPMFTNGQTNAEENRPESMFGSERDSDVIETTEHSEVEYSLQAENPQVSEGECLDSPLSVKCTDNDSHKESASSDSESELVHAKHHNISPVSQDISDDREQDSSDTGQSGVQSSGSLNESQSSSSSQSKAESLPDLEDQNESFKAEDREKQSDLDHSSSCCNSFEDNPPETPDLPKEINVESPVQDSSFINDDGLLDKQLNGMEHNLLGDTKTSVLGESEHKSSTDISVNREQLLEQLREVQDRLCNDDSQNVPLVDNKAESVSEVSSAVTASKISNDDISKESDFNNEHQVTYSVDNNESVAMECDSVSSDRESEQPTKLSETVAELGSSVGTKREELESSEKQSVPLIEDKHKKESRPRKSRFHSPSTTWSPTKSEVKERQKSRSRSRSKNRDSPHKRKSRSHSREKERNHSEQWKGRSRDRRHRRQSKSKSRSRSRSGSRTRNRNRSNTAERSEKDSPSWRERRSSDNWKSPRGSDRYRRNEHDKPNEHFRSDKYDSRDSSEQYPDDKHDQPDWVLEKIKSFDSRGRGEDWMRGDNKGRGWGDNRGRGRGENRGRGDHRGRGDFRGRGDSRGRSGSRGRGSPRGGSHWEENQYNSGDSWNRNVNVDWNSPKGRGGRGRGGFGGGLNYGDQNENSWNNRQPYSGNSNTSGQESTRAQEHKNYKPKYEETFDSPADRSGWTSASSWAVRKTLPADVQNYYSKRGRNSTGSQQGWTRPEISQDQDQALKDQPSQQAESAQMPVNMVQTQMNVVQQPISAPPPQPVNIYPYSVGVHTPLVSMQHNPYNIHPQLPIHLHPALPLVQVAAPSSVPQGLPPPPPPPPPSQQVGYVAPQQDGKPLQANPTVSHISNNSAPPLLPVPAVAQERVVGTAVAPTPASVAASSHNKNPYVSVKPTPWKETVTVEASADSSKKEKKIQIQERAAQEVKVAIKQYYQNKDITKDEYKEIVKKAVDKVCHSKSGEVDSAKVANLVKAYVDKYKHSRKKGTEDKL